The DNA segment AAACCATCCGCGGCGCTCTCGTCCCTGCGACCAACACGGTCAACGAAGCGGGAGGCCGTGCCTACGAACTGTCCGCCGAAGCCGCGCTCGCCCAACTGGCGGTCACCGGCTGCCTGTCCGGAACCTACTACGCCTCCGCGGAGTCCCAGCTCGACAAGACGCTGGAGCTGGCCCGGCAGGTGGATGTGGATTTCCTCGCCCGGACCGCCCTCTACGCCCGGCGGAAAGGCTTCATGAAGGACATGCCCGCCCTGTTGTGCGCGGTGCTGGCAACCCGTGACCTGGACCGCCTGACGGAGATCTTCCCCCAGGTGATCGACAACGGAAAGATGCTCCGGAACTTCGTCCAGATCATCCGCTCCGGTGTCACCGGCAGGAAATCCCTCGGCTCCGCCCCGAAGCGGCTGGTCCGCCAATGGCTGGACTACGCGACGGACCGCCAGCTCATCCAGGCCTCCGTCGGCAATGTGCCTTCGCTCGCGGACATCGTGAAGATGGTCCATCCCCAGCCCCTCACCGCGACCCGTGAGGCGTTCTACGCTTGGCTGGTCGGCAAGCCCTGGACCAGCGACGCGCTGCCCCAGGCGCTGCGGGAGTTCGAGGCATGGAAGAAAGACCGCCAGGGCGCCGTCCCCGACGTTCCCTTCCAGATGCTCACCGCCCAGAACCTGGGGGAAGCGGAATGGGCCACCATCGCGGACAGCGCCTCCTGGCAGACCACGCGGATGAACCTCAACACCTTCGCGCGGCACGGCGTCTTCAACGACACGGATCGGGTGAAACGCATCGCCGCACGGCTCGCCGACGCGGACCTGGTCCGGAAGGCGCGGGTGTTCCCCTACCAGCTCCTCGTCGCCTACCTCAACGCGGGCAACGAAGTGCCCGGGGCCATCCGCGAGTCCCTCCAGGACGCGATGGAAGCCTCGCTCGCCAACGTGCCCGCCATCGCTGGGAAAGTGGTCGTCTGCCCCGACGTGTCCGGCTCCATGCAGTCCGCCGTGACCGGTCACCGGAAGAGCGCGACCTCGAAGGTGCGCTGCATCGACGTGGCCGCGCTGGTCGCCGCCGCTTTCCTCCGCATGAACAAGGACGCCGATGTGCTGCCTTTCGAGTGCGATGTGGTGAACCTGCGGCTCAACCCCCGCGACTCCGTCATGACCAACGCGGTGAAGCTCGCCAAGATCGGCGGTGGCGGAACCAACTGCTCCGCGCCCCTGGCGCAGCTCAACCGCGACAAGGCCAAGGTGGATCTGGTGATCTTCGTCTCCGACAACGAGTCGTGGGCGGATGCGAGGGCGAACCGTGGCACCGCCATGATGGCGGAGTGGGAAAAGCTCCGGCTCCGCAATCCCAAGGCGAAGCTCGTCTGCATCGACATCGCCCCCTACACGACCACCCAGGCCGCAAGCCGGGCGGACATCCTCAACATCGGCGGCTTCAGTGACACCGTCTTCGACATCATCGCCGGATTCGCCTCCGGTGAAAACGGAGCGGACCACTGGATCCAGCGGATCAACCAACAACCCCTCAACCATCGCATGAAAACCGCATGACACTCTCCGGCATGGCGTATGCCTGGCGGGACTACATCAAACAACCATGTTGGCTAACGCCGATGTCCCACCAACAACTCGACGCCATGCCGGTCCACCCTCCCTCCGCGAATGCCTGGATGAATACATTGGTCGCCGGTTCGATCCCGGCTCCCGCGAAAGCGGGGTAGCTCAGTGGCAGAGCAGTTATCGGCTCATCCGTCTCCTTGTCGCGGTTCCTCTCACGGAGCGCCGGCTTCAGCCGGCATCTTCCCGATACCAAAGCCGGCTGAAGCCGGCGCTCCATCCCTCCCTCCTCTCCGCGAATGCACAGAAGACTACAAGGGCTCCAGCGGTCGCCGGTTCGAATCCGGCTCCGGAGAAACTCTCCGGATAGCTCAGCCTGGCAGAGCACTGGAATGTCTTCCCACACTTTGTCGCGGATTCCCGTCCAACACCTCCATCAACACTTCGTCTCTCTCACTTCGCGAATGCCGCGATGACTACATGACCAACGCCCCGTAGCAGGGGTTGCGGGTATCCAATCCCGCCGGACCAAGGTCCGTGGCGGAACCAGACGCATTGAA comes from the Luteolibacter sp. SL250 genome and includes:
- a CDS encoding TROVE domain-containing protein gives rise to the protein MANPNLFQTIRGALVPATNTVNEAGGRAYELSAEAALAQLAVTGCLSGTYYASAESQLDKTLELARQVDVDFLARTALYARRKGFMKDMPALLCAVLATRDLDRLTEIFPQVIDNGKMLRNFVQIIRSGVTGRKSLGSAPKRLVRQWLDYATDRQLIQASVGNVPSLADIVKMVHPQPLTATREAFYAWLVGKPWTSDALPQALREFEAWKKDRQGAVPDVPFQMLTAQNLGEAEWATIADSASWQTTRMNLNTFARHGVFNDTDRVKRIAARLADADLVRKARVFPYQLLVAYLNAGNEVPGAIRESLQDAMEASLANVPAIAGKVVVCPDVSGSMQSAVTGHRKSATSKVRCIDVAALVAAAFLRMNKDADVLPFECDVVNLRLNPRDSVMTNAVKLAKIGGGGTNCSAPLAQLNRDKAKVDLVIFVSDNESWADARANRGTAMMAEWEKLRLRNPKAKLVCIDIAPYTTTQAASRADILNIGGFSDTVFDIIAGFASGENGADHWIQRINQQPLNHRMKTA